One stretch of bacterium DNA includes these proteins:
- a CDS encoding M48 family metalloprotease: protein MKKLLLIALTLLSCAGSQKTGTLSFVTLDEEAALGREIATQSPKLLRLVRNHEISDFFNQLGKELGAKSDWTGLDYTVFILNEPDLNHFSLPGGSIYLCRGLIEKAETAHEVAAALSHEIAHIGRRNAVNRMASKYSYAFAAQSVFGQNPELATQILQSLFTKDTILDYPEKEEHLADALAAKYLWKANYDPEGLLLMVQKMRLQEKENKGSVALLRRTHPPFLNRINRIRKELTSMPHHGGLRRDLADFSRIRDQLMRIPR from the coding sequence ATGAAAAAGTTACTTCTGATCGCCTTGACTCTGTTGTCCTGCGCCGGCAGTCAAAAAACCGGCACTCTCAGCTTCGTCACTCTGGATGAAGAAGCGGCATTGGGGCGCGAAATCGCCACACAATCGCCCAAACTGCTGCGCTTGGTGCGCAACCATGAGATCAGCGACTTTTTTAATCAACTGGGCAAAGAGCTCGGCGCCAAATCAGATTGGACCGGCTTGGACTATACAGTCTTTATCCTTAATGAGCCGGATCTGAACCATTTTTCCCTGCCCGGCGGGTCGATTTATCTGTGCCGCGGCTTGATCGAAAAAGCTGAAACCGCCCATGAGGTGGCCGCGGCGCTGAGCCACGAGATCGCCCACATCGGTCGGCGCAACGCGGTGAACCGAATGGCCAGCAAATACTCTTACGCCTTTGCCGCTCAATCGGTGTTCGGTCAAAATCCCGAGTTGGCCACCCAGATCCTGCAAAGCCTCTTTACCAAGGACACAATCCTCGATTACCCGGAAAAAGAAGAACATCTCGCCGACGCGTTGGCTGCCAAGTACTTGTGGAAAGCCAACTATGATCCCGAAGGCCTGCTCCTTATGGTGCAAAAGATGCGGCTGCAGGAGAAAGAGAACAAAGGCTCTGTGGCGCTGCTGCGCCGCACCCACCCTCCCTTTCTCAACCGCATCAACCGCATTCGCAAAGAACTGACCTCCATGCCTCATCACGGCGGTCTGCGCCGCGACCTGGCGGATTTCAGCCGCATCCGCGATCAGCTGATGCGCATTCCCCGTTGA
- a CDS encoding T9SS type A sorting domain-containing protein → MKLKWLMLLNSLMLAGTALAVDSVVRLGGGMGAPGTQNNIISMSLDNADPVRSMQVQIADLPNCLRPDSVWLTERCRDFNVYYNDVDGNLNIIIISGSQYLAPGSGEVLRISYTVAEQTDTLTQVALLLSKAIVVGPNYISLPVQIVNSQFTLTGATAVEQRTAVPVEFKLEQNYPNPFNPATQIPFSLEKEGWVQLAVFNSLGQRIRTLVEGRRQPGVHQAWWNGCDDLGRPVAAGVYLYRLEAGGHRLTRHMLYVK, encoded by the coding sequence ATGAAGCTTAAATGGCTGATGCTCTTAAATTCGCTGATGCTGGCGGGAACCGCGTTGGCCGTGGATTCGGTGGTCCGTCTTGGGGGCGGGATGGGCGCGCCGGGCACGCAGAACAACATCATCTCCATGTCGCTGGACAATGCAGATCCAGTGAGAAGCATGCAGGTGCAGATCGCCGATCTGCCCAATTGTCTACGACCGGACTCGGTGTGGCTTACCGAACGCTGCCGGGACTTTAACGTGTATTACAACGATGTCGACGGCAATCTGAATATCATTATCATCTCCGGCAGCCAGTATTTGGCGCCTGGCAGCGGCGAAGTGCTTCGAATCAGCTATACGGTCGCTGAGCAAACCGACACGCTGACGCAGGTGGCATTGCTGTTGTCCAAGGCCATTGTCGTGGGCCCAAACTATATCTCGTTGCCGGTTCAGATCGTCAACAGTCAGTTCACGTTAACCGGCGCCACGGCGGTGGAGCAGCGAACAGCTGTTCCAGTGGAGTTTAAACTGGAACAGAACTATCCCAATCCCTTCAATCCAGCCACCCAGATTCCATTCTCTCTGGAAAAAGAGGGATGGGTTCAGCTGGCTGTTTTCAACTCACTGGGGCAACGCATTCGCACGCTGGTGGAGGGCCGCCGCCAGCCCGGTGTGCATCAGGCCTGGTGGAACGGCTGTGACGATCTTGGCCGTCCGGTGGCCGCAGGAGTATATCTGTACCGCCTGGAGGCCGGCGGTCACCGCTTAACCAGGCATATGCTTTATGTGAAATAG